One window of Corvus moneduloides isolate bCorMon1 chromosome 13, bCorMon1.pri, whole genome shotgun sequence genomic DNA carries:
- the LINS1 gene encoding protein Lines homolog 1 yields the protein MKISLLQQMYKDVLAGVPLARESHHYSSLINLCVEQPPEGDESCHQNHLPSTAGGIRSHQDTDMSDVPATDDLSNSFANMSSSFCPREVMLLQLTLIKMMVAKVESQEIELHTRKKYCEIFVLLKEAKIDSKLIHLLGCNDRLLSHMASQTLASLVYFQLKEEDALNVTWLSFSLNTLLGFPGNARVADCLWTLVAILKETLKDALVPRAGVLKKLLAPLDAVLEGFYNAILLHHFDSHHYTSPYSEATNNLISFIDLLEALLASRIEMELPLRCQRILFLKVSYVLNLISSSIPYVIKKKLILLLKKCVLYKSREDAKSGSLFLQTPSLCEDILALSNAILQVVNLTWLNQIPLSGKSSYFGSSEAAPGDDSQGGSDQTVLRALSLVVLKALEFKIHNSATEAEMKGDFESSMSQLLMFWRSHVKPSPQSHPVVHHCEWLSLVFMEQDDDIWEAAKVLLLIYLKFYRLRCDAAANLSQKEEESWKFLVHTGGYNPHCIFLFLLEKIAFDSTVLLDFLISSETCFLEYLVRYLKLLGKEWHQFVDVCNHFDTRHSTFHSVCSVKPPHQEKQSCVTGESLQNAGCEPEPQTPMSLASSHNCPVFTAQQGSNEAAEWNQSDSLTGTDSASLLGSLQSLVNYDSSEDSEVESDGKECLVNAKQLPTNNEGEVRRRETGCSCRDDDRNPHTSEVLPLKPKGSCTSSCWTCMASSDNIASLRIMLYKSTKCLEELQEAISRLQRRNLFPYNPSALLKLLSHIEKMSKSMNPQ from the exons ATGAAGAtctctctcctgcagcagatGTATAAGGACGTCCTGGCAGGCGTTCCCCTAGCAAGGGAAAGCCATCATTATTCCTCTTTAATTAATCTGTGTGTTGAGCAGCCACCAGAAGGAGATGAATCCTGTCATCAGAATCATCTGCCATCTACTGCTGGTGGCATTAGGAGCCATCAGGACACTGATATGTCAGATGTCCCTGCAACAGATGATTTATCAAACAGCTTTGCAAACATGAGCTCCTCGTTCTGCCCACGAGAGGTGATGCTGCTCCAGTTAACCTTGATCAAGATGATGGTGGCGAAAGTAGAGTCCCAGGAAATAGAACTCCACACAAGAAAGAAGTACTGTGAAATCTTTGTTCTTCTGAAGGAGGCAAAAATTGACTCAAAATTG ATTCACCTGCTTGGTTGTAACGATCGGCTGTTATCTCACATGGCCTCACAAACTTTAGCATCTCTTGTGTATTTCCAGCTGAAGGAAGAG gaCGCCTTAAATGTCACGTGGCTCAGCTTTAGCCTGAACACGCTGTTGGGATTCCCCGGGAATGCCCGGGTGGCCGATTGCCTGTGGACTCTGGTGGCGATTCTCAAGGAGACGCTGAAGGACGCGCTGGTCCCCAGAGCAG GTGTTCTGAAGAAGTTGTTGGCTCCTCTTGATGCAGTGCTTGAGGGATTTTATAATGCCATCCTGCTCCATCATTTTGACAGTCACCACTACACTTCACCTTATTCTGAAGCTACAAACAATCTGATCAGCTTTATAGATCTGCTTGAAGCACTTTTGGCTTCCAGAATTGAAATGGAATTACCTCTCAGGTGCCAGAGaattttgtttttgaaagttTCTTATGTCCTCAACCTTATTAGTTCATCAATTCCCTATGTAatcaagaagaaattaattttgctccTTAAAAAATGTGTCCTTTACAAGTCTAGAGAAGATGCTAAAAGTGGATCACTGTTTTTACAAACCCCATCTTTATGTGAGGATATACTTGCACTGAGTAATGCTATTCTGCAGGTTGTGAATTTGACTTGGCTTAATCAGATCCCACTCAGTGGAAAGTCCAGCTACTTTGGAAGCAGtgaagctgctcctggagatGATTCTCAAGGTGGTTCTGACCAAACTGTTCTCAGGGCCTTAAGTTTGGTTGTGCTTAAAGCACTGGAATTCAAGATTCACAACTCTgcaacagaagcagaaatgaaag gAGACTTTGAGAGTTCCATGTCCCAGCTGTTGATGTTCTGGAGGAGTCACGTAAAGCCTTCTCCACAGTCTCACCCAGTTGTGCATCACTGTGAATGGCTCTCCTTGGTTTTTATGGAGCAGGATGATGACATCTGGGAAGCTGCTAAAGTTTTATTACTCatctatttaaaattttatag GTTACGGTGTGATGCTGCTGCTAACCTAAGCCAAAAAGAGGAGGAATCCTGGAAGTTCCTTGTGCATACAGGTGGATATAACCCACACTGtatctttttattccttctggAAAAGATTGCATTTGATTCCACAGTACTCCTAGATTTTCTGATTTCATCAGAAACTTGCTTTCTGGAGTACTTGGTCAGGTACTTAAAGCTTCTTGGGAAGGAGTGGCATCAGTTTGTAGATGTCTGTAACCATTTCGATACCAGGCACAGCACTTTCCACTCAGTTTGTTCTGTCAAGCCACCCcaccaagaaaagcaaagctgtgtgACTGGGGAGAGTTTGCAAAATGCTGGTTGTGAACCAGAACCACAGACTCCGATGTCTTTGGCTTCTTCTCACAATTGCCCGGTGTttacagcacagcagggcagtAATGAAGCTGCAGAGTGGAACCAGTCTGACTCATTGACAGGCACTGATAGCGCGTCCCTGCTGGGTTCTCTTCAAAGCCTGGTTAATTATGACAGCTCAGAGGACTCGGAGGTGGAATCAGATGGAAAAGAGTGCTTGGTAAATGCAAAACAATTGCCTACAAACAATGAGGGTGAGGTGAGGAGAAGGGAAACTGGTTGCAGCTGCAGAGATGATGACCGGAATCCACACACGTCTGAAGTGTTGCCTCTGAAACCGAAGGGATCTTGTACCTCATCCTGTTGGACTTGTATGGCATCTTCAGATAATATTGCATCCCTAAGAATAATGCTTTACAAATCAACAAAGTGTTTGGAAGAGCTGCAAGAAGCTATTTCTAGGTTGCAGAGAAGAAATCTTTTCCCATATAATCCATCTGCGTTGTTGAAACTACTGAGCCACATTGAGAAGATGAGTAAATCCATGAATCCACAATAA